From the Desulfosarcina sp. BuS5 genome, one window contains:
- a CDS encoding type II toxin-antitoxin system Phd/YefM family antitoxin has translation MQTLTIGELKTDFSEVLKKIRSGQEIVISYGKKREKVAVIVPYSAYTSTQERSIGLLKDRAGCIIHDDFKISEKEMLAS, from the coding sequence ATGCAAACACTTACGATAGGAGAACTGAAAACCGATTTTTCGGAAGTTTTGAAAAAAATAAGAAGTGGTCAGGAAATTGTTATAAGTTACGGCAAAAAACGGGAAAAAGTCGCTGTAATTGTACCATATTCAGCCTATACCTCTACACAGGAAAGGAGTATTGGCTTACTTAAGGACCGGGCCGGATGCATAATCCATGACGACTTTAAGATTAGTGAGAAAGAAATGCTTGCCTCATGA
- a CDS encoding transposase, whose amino-acid sequence MARKARIDAPGALHHIIVRGIERKKIFRSDYDRKNFLNRLNNLIPETQTECFAWVLIPNHVHLLLKTGLIPVSVLMSRLLTGYAVWFNKKYRRHGQLFQNRYKSILCQEDIYLKELVRYIHLNPLRAGLVEDMKSLDKYKWCGHSVLMNKASEEWQNIDYVYKLFSGKKRLAIKGYRAFVEKGISAGKRQDLTGGGLLRSIGGWSVLKDFRKAGIRVKGDERILGDSDFVENVLKRVLQRLLLSVVKTNSYAIMEKWGFSGLTN is encoded by the coding sequence ATGGCACGAAAAGCGAGAATAGATGCACCTGGAGCACTGCATCATATAATTGTCAGGGGGATAGAACGTAAGAAAATTTTCAGATCAGATTATGATCGGAAAAACTTTTTAAATCGGCTCAATAATTTGATTCCTGAAACACAAACCGAGTGTTTTGCATGGGTATTGATTCCAAACCACGTCCACTTATTATTAAAAACCGGATTGATTCCGGTTTCTGTGTTAATGAGTCGTTTGCTCACCGGATACGCGGTATGGTTCAATAAGAAATACCGTCGCCACGGTCAACTTTTTCAAAACAGGTACAAGTCGATTTTATGCCAGGAAGATATATATCTAAAGGAATTGGTGCGTTATATCCACTTAAACCCGTTGAGGGCGGGTCTTGTGGAAGATATGAAAAGCCTGGATAAATATAAGTGGTGCGGTCACAGTGTTCTGATGAATAAAGCCAGTGAGGAATGGCAGAATATCGATTATGTTTATAAACTGTTTTCCGGCAAAAAAAGATTGGCAATAAAAGGGTATCGAGCGTTTGTGGAAAAAGGTATAAGCGCAGGTAAACGGCAGGATCTTACCGGTGGTGGATTATTAAGGAGTATAGGCGGCTGGTCGGTTCTCAAAGATTTTCGCAAAGCAGGCATACGTGTTAAGGGAGATGAACGCATTTTAGGTGACAGTGATTTTGTTGAAAATGTTTTAAAAAGGGTGTTGCAAAGATTGTTATTATCGGTAGTTAAAACAAATAGTTACGCCATAATGGAAAAATGGGGTTTTTCTGGGTTAACTAATTGA
- a CDS encoding type II toxin-antitoxin system VapC family toxin, with the protein MNLLLDTHVFLWLLFTPDKLSEAVISEIKSPNNDVAVSVVTFWEISLKYALGKLELTGVMPEELPDFAVQMSLEILSITAAEASNFHKLPKLTHKDPFDRIIIWQAIQRKMTLLSKDRDFKAYHKFGLRTFW; encoded by the coding sequence ATGAACTTATTACTGGATACCCATGTATTTTTATGGTTGCTTTTTACCCCCGACAAATTGAGCGAGGCAGTAATTAGTGAGATAAAGTCTCCGAACAATGACGTGGCTGTCAGTGTAGTTACATTCTGGGAAATTTCCTTGAAGTATGCACTTGGAAAACTCGAATTGACTGGAGTAATGCCGGAAGAATTGCCTGATTTTGCCGTTCAGATGAGTCTGGAAATATTATCGATCACCGCCGCTGAAGCATCTAATTTCCATAAGTTGCCAAAGCTCACACACAAGGACCCCTTTGACCGTATCATTATCTGGCAGGCTATTCAGCGAAAAATGACCTTGCTATCAAAGGATCGCGATTTCAAAGCATATCATAAATTTGGGCTTAGAACTTTTTGGTGA
- a CDS encoding transposase: protein MARKARIDAPGALHHIIVRGIERKKIFRSDYDRKNFLNRLNNLIPETQTECFAWVLIPNHVHLLLKTGLISVSVLMSRLLTGYAVWFNKKYSRHGQLFQNRYKSILCQEDIYLKELVRYIHLNPLRAGLVEDMKSLDKYKWCGHSVLMNKASEEWQNIDYVYKLFSGKKRLAIKGYRAFIAKGISAGKRSDLTGGGLLRSIGGWSVLKDFRKAGIRVKGDERILGDSDFVENVLKAAEEEFEQKYELRAKGYDFNRVIQRVAEVMGMEIEQVTAFGKSPPTVKARSLLCFWAHRKLGMTTIEIGKKLNICQSAVSRLSIRGEKIERENRFELIA, encoded by the coding sequence ATGGCACGAAAAGCGAGAATAGATGCACCTGGAGCACTGCATCATATAATTGTCAGGGGGATAGAACGTAAGAAAATTTTCAGATCAGATTATGATCGGAAAAACTTTTTAAATCGGCTCAATAATTTGATTCCTGAAACACAAACCGAGTGTTTTGCATGGGTATTGATTCCAAACCACGTCCACTTATTATTAAAAACCGGATTGATTTCGGTTTCTGTGTTAATGAGTCGTTTGCTCACCGGATACGCGGTATGGTTCAATAAGAAATACTCTCGCCACGGTCAACTTTTTCAAAACAGGTACAAGTCGATTTTATGCCAGGAAGATATATATCTAAAGGAATTGGTGCGTTATATCCACTTAAACCCGTTGAGGGCGGGTCTTGTGGAAGATATGAAAAGCCTGGATAAATATAAGTGGTGCGGTCACAGTGTTCTGATGAATAAAGCCAGTGAGGAATGGCAGAATATCGATTATGTTTATAAACTGTTTTCCGGCAAAAAAAGATTGGCAATAAAAGGGTATCGAGCGTTTATTGCAAAAGGTATAAGCGCAGGTAAACGGTCGGATCTTACCGGTGGTGGATTATTAAGGAGTATAGGCGGCTGGTCGGTTCTCAAAGATTTTCGCAAAGCAGGCATACGTGTTAAGGGAGATGAACGCATTTTAGGTGACAGTGATTTTGTTGAAAATGTTTTAAAGGCCGCCGAAGAAGAATTTGAGCAGAAATATGAATTAAGAGCCAAAGGTTATGATTTCAATCGGGTAATACAGCGGGTTGCCGAAGTGATGGGCATGGAGATTGAGCAGGTAACGGCTTTCGGGAAATCACCGCCAACAGTTAAAGCGCGAAGTCTTTTATGTTTTTGGGCTCATCGAAAGCTCGGCATGACAACTATTGAAATTGGAAAAAAGCTGAATATATGCCAATCAGCGGTAAGTCGTTTATCCATAAGAGGTGAAAAAATTGAAAGAGAAAACAGATTTGAGTTGATAGCGTAA
- the tumE gene encoding toxin TumE yields MLLDLLSQYLGDIAIEVRELENAKVEHYEEELLATNRVNLRIRVRFLNGYLLELNEAAIVEAGQLIHLGYRYHFQDKQNKLVFRYDNTPHFPDLEGFPHHKHLSDKVTGTEKPSILEVINEARLLAK; encoded by the coding sequence ATGTTGCTTGATTTGCTATCTCAATACCTTGGAGATATTGCGATCGAGGTTCGAGAGTTAGAAAATGCCAAAGTTGAGCACTATGAAGAGGAGCTTCTTGCGACTAATCGTGTGAACTTGCGAATTCGAGTTCGCTTTTTGAATGGATATCTGCTGGAGCTTAATGAAGCTGCTATTGTTGAAGCAGGTCAACTCATTCATCTTGGCTATCGCTATCATTTTCAGGACAAGCAAAACAAACTTGTTTTTCGATATGACAACACACCACATTTTCCTGATCTTGAGGGTTTCCCCCATCACAAACACCTTTCAGATAAAGTAACTGGTACCGAAAAACCTTCAATTCTTGAGGTGATTAATGAGGCAAGGCTGTTGGCTAAATGA
- a CDS encoding trehalase family glycosidase, whose translation MNLKNRSLACIACIISYVNMLLLIFCVLVYLGISCTCAFCSPEYSAQISFVGKTVDKYDFERITIPIMVKNTGSKTWDSFASKGPVFISYHLLSGDNGKMLIYDNIRTPFRQAIASGTKQIINLNVQPLQPGKYILQIDLVAEGVIWFNDQGTKPLNVPLNIIQSPTNISKPKYKLKNFSPDPVWYVEGMPDINYCSLLSEKTLEDNFLSFKFKSIPVYGFAAGSGYPQIWIRDSATIMPAARCTHTESELISWIMAHLTIQKQDGELQDWIMANGKFGKNTVESDQESSLIIAAYEISKTIGYKWLQKDVGSKSILLRLNDALNFLFVYRLDLKTGLIKSGYTADWGDVSNEFPDQRAVDLQKGSSEVVGIYTNALAFGAAEKLSFLFDVTGNKGKATYWKTKASALRNSIQRNLWQENKGFFCIHQHVDGSNNSNVDERNIFPMGGNAVAIEMGVATPVQIKRIIDQAVYRQQLFNFSTISGVLLPPYPKDFFKHPALDDYFEYQNGGQWDWFGGRLVLQMFINNRQEAFNKLEQICHKAFLNKGFFEWDTMDGKGQGSSHYSGSAASIYRSVVEGLFGIDWNYKQVRIQPRLSHHTGYIYVPQIENKRYLSYIYKCKMSPNSDKLYVKFSFGSNLTCPITLVLPKSYNNNDDDDNYNYACLKINGKLALSNAGSTFDHDNMIRIDLNEGQIELVTEYKKISK comes from the coding sequence ATGAATCTAAAAAATAGATCTTTAGCCTGTATAGCCTGCATAATATCCTATGTTAACATGCTATTACTGATTTTTTGTGTGCTTGTTTATTTGGGTATTTCTTGTACTTGCGCTTTCTGCTCCCCTGAATATTCTGCTCAGATTTCTTTTGTAGGGAAAACAGTCGATAAATATGATTTTGAAAGAATAACTATTCCCATTATGGTCAAAAATACCGGTTCTAAAACATGGGATTCTTTTGCTTCAAAAGGACCGGTTTTCATATCATATCATTTATTGTCCGGGGATAATGGGAAAATGTTGATCTACGATAATATCAGGACCCCGTTTCGACAGGCAATTGCTTCTGGTACAAAGCAAATAATTAATCTTAATGTTCAACCTCTTCAACCCGGTAAATATATTCTTCAGATTGATTTGGTTGCGGAAGGAGTAATCTGGTTTAATGACCAGGGAACAAAGCCGTTAAATGTACCCCTTAATATTATTCAATCGCCGACTAATATTTCAAAGCCAAAATATAAATTAAAAAATTTTAGTCCTGATCCGGTATGGTATGTTGAAGGAATGCCGGATATCAACTATTGCTCATTACTTTCTGAAAAAACTCTTGAAGATAATTTTTTATCATTTAAATTTAAAAGTATTCCTGTTTATGGATTTGCTGCAGGTTCAGGATATCCACAAATCTGGATTCGGGATTCAGCTACGATCATGCCTGCAGCCCGCTGCACCCACACTGAATCCGAATTGATTTCATGGATAATGGCTCATTTAACCATACAAAAGCAGGATGGAGAATTGCAGGACTGGATAATGGCAAATGGCAAGTTTGGCAAAAACACCGTGGAAAGTGATCAGGAATCAAGTTTGATTATTGCTGCCTATGAAATTTCGAAAACCATAGGTTATAAATGGCTGCAAAAAGATGTAGGATCAAAATCAATTTTACTCCGTTTGAATGATGCTTTAAATTTTCTTTTTGTTTATAGACTTGATTTGAAAACAGGATTAATTAAGTCCGGCTATACTGCTGATTGGGGTGATGTGAGTAATGAATTTCCTGATCAAAGGGCTGTTGATCTGCAAAAAGGATCCAGCGAAGTAGTTGGAATTTATACTAATGCTTTAGCTTTTGGTGCGGCAGAAAAATTATCATTTTTGTTTGATGTAACCGGTAACAAGGGGAAAGCAACTTATTGGAAAACAAAGGCTTCAGCATTAAGGAACAGCATACAACGCAATCTATGGCAGGAAAATAAGGGCTTTTTTTGTATTCATCAGCATGTGGATGGCTCAAATAACAGCAATGTTGATGAAAGGAATATATTTCCCATGGGAGGTAATGCAGTAGCTATTGAAATGGGTGTAGCAACGCCAGTGCAGATTAAGCGTATAATTGACCAGGCCGTTTATCGGCAGCAACTTTTTAATTTTTCTACCATAAGTGGAGTTTTGCTGCCGCCTTACCCAAAAGATTTTTTTAAGCACCCTGCGCTTGACGATTACTTTGAATACCAGAATGGCGGACAATGGGATTGGTTTGGAGGTCGTCTTGTGTTGCAGATGTTTATTAATAATCGTCAGGAAGCTTTTAATAAATTGGAGCAAATTTGCCACAAGGCATTTCTTAATAAAGGTTTTTTTGAGTGGGATACCATGGATGGAAAAGGGCAAGGCTCATCCCACTATTCCGGTAGTGCTGCATCAATATACAGGTCTGTTGTAGAAGGCCTTTTCGGTATTGACTGGAATTATAAACAAGTGCGCATCCAACCCCGTCTATCACATCATACCGGATATATATATGTTCCTCAAATTGAGAATAAAAGATATTTATCATATATTTATAAATGTAAGATGTCACCTAATTCCGACAAACTGTATGTTAAATTTTCTTTTGGTTCCAATCTGACATGCCCCATTACACTCGTTCTGCCAAAATCATATAATAATAACGATGATGATGATAATTATAATTATGCCTGCTTGAAAATAAATGGTAAGCTGGCCTTATCAAATGCGGGTAGTACTTTTGATCATGATAATATGATCAGGATTGATTTAAATGAGGGGCAAATCGAACTTGTAACTGAATATAAAAAAATATCTAAATAA
- a CDS encoding transposase codes for MARKARIDAPGALHHIIVRGIERKKIFRSDYDRKNFLNRLNNLIPETQTECFAWVLIPNHVHLLLKTGLISVSVLMSRLLTGYAVWFNKKYSRHGQLFQNRYKSILCQEDIYLKELVRYIHLNPLRAGLVEDMKSLDKYKWCGHSVLMNKTSEEWQNIDYVYKLFSGKKRLAIKGYRAFIEKGISAGKRQDLTGGGLLRSIGGWSVLKDFRKAGIRVKGDERILGDSDFVENVLKAAEEEFEQKYELRAKGYDFNRVIQRVAEVMGMEIEQVTAFGKSPPTVKERSLLCFWVHRKLGMTTIEIGKKLNICQSAVSRSSIRGEKIERENRFELIG; via the coding sequence ATGGCACGAAAAGCGAGAATAGATGCACCTGGAGCACTGCATCATATAATTGTCAGGGGGATAGAACGTAAGAAAATTTTCAGATCAGATTATGATCGGAAAAACTTTTTAAATCGGCTCAATAATTTGATTCCTGAAACACAAACCGAGTGTTTTGCATGGGTATTGATTCCAAACCACGTCCACTTATTATTAAAAACCGGATTGATTTCGGTTTCTGTGTTAATGAGTCGTTTGCTCACCGGATACGCGGTATGGTTCAATAAGAAATACTCTCGCCACGGTCAACTTTTTCAAAACAGGTACAAGTCGATTTTATGCCAGGAAGATATATATCTAAAGGAATTGGTGCGTTATATCCACTTAAACCCGTTGAGGGCGGGTCTTGTGGAAGATATGAAAAGCCTGGATAAATATAAGTGGTGTGGTCACAGCGTTCTGATGAATAAAACCAGTGAGGAATGGCAGAATATCGATTATGTTTATAAACTGTTTTCCGGCAAAAAAAGATTGGCAATAAAAGGGTATCGAGCGTTTATTGAAAAAGGTATAAGCGCAGGTAAACGGCAGGATCTTACCGGTGGTGGATTATTAAGGAGTATAGGCGGCTGGTCGGTTCTCAAAGATTTTCGCAAAGCAGGCATACGTGTTAAGGGAGATGAACGCATTTTAGGTGACAGTGATTTTGTTGAAAATGTTTTAAAGGCCGCCGAAGAAGAATTTGAGCAGAAATATGAATTAAGAGCCAAAGGTTATGATTTCAATCGGGTAATACAGCGGGTTGCCGAAGTGATGGGCATGGAGATTGAGCAGGTAACGGCTTTCGGGAAATCACCGCCAACAGTTAAAGAGCGAAGTCTTTTATGTTTTTGGGTTCATCGAAAGCTCGGCATGACAACCATTGAAATTGGAAAAAAGCTGAATATATGCCAATCAGCGGTAAGTCGTTCATCCATAAGAGGTGAAAAAATTGAAAGAGAAAACAGATTTGAGTTGATAGGGTAA
- a CDS encoding PKD domain-containing protein gives MAPGASTSGSQTSGAANEAVYFAGSGSDSDVDGSIVSYLWNFGDGTTSSEQNPSHVYTAPDTYNVTLTVTDNEGASGEDSVDVVIAADLTPPAIVSAVGVK, from the coding sequence ATTGCGCCCGGCGCTTCCACGTCCGGAAGCCAGACCTCCGGTGCGGCTAACGAGGCTGTTTATTTCGCCGGTTCCGGTTCCGATTCCGATGTTGACGGAAGTATTGTGTCTTATTTATGGAATTTCGGAGACGGCACAACCAGCTCGGAGCAAAACCCGTCCCATGTATACACCGCTCCCGATACCTATAATGTAACTCTTACGGTAACTGATAATGAGGGCGCTTCCGGGGAGGATTCTGTTGATGTTGTTATTGCGGCGGATCTTACACCGCCTGCGATTGTATCGGCTGTAGGGGTTAAATAA
- the tumA gene encoding antitoxin TumA has translation MRKQRIEYDSPVDALVAVAKRLSVYEDRYRMASEEFFDKFCKGQMEDSIDFVEWGNDYQYYMKISLEIEKGLRHVA, from the coding sequence ATGCGTAAACAAAGAATTGAGTATGATTCACCTGTAGACGCCCTTGTAGCTGTTGCTAAGCGCCTAAGCGTTTATGAGGATCGATACCGGATGGCATCGGAGGAGTTTTTCGATAAATTCTGCAAGGGACAGATGGAAGATTCTATTGATTTCGTCGAATGGGGGAATGACTATCAATATTATATGAAGATTAGTCTTGAAATAGAAAAAGGCCTGCGGCATGTTGCTTGA
- a CDS encoding ATP-binding protein, whose protein sequence is MNKFDFFRIVCAEGEGQKIEFKAKITALAKEMVAFANASGGSVFLGISDDGKIVGVDDSNRLRSQIQDVANGCDPRIDIHIVPRGNVVEIIVPEGTDKPYRCKDGFFLRIGPNSQQLNRDEILRFAIKSNKVRFDEQFEPAINAGKLLDNDRLRAFCRRKGLPEKTLPGDLLTNIGIAQKQQKHLLLTRAAVLFFCRKPQRFFPEAFVTCALYADDTRATILDRIDAKGTMEEQFESAVGFIRRNLRVSYKIEQAGPREEVQEIPEAVFREALLNALTHRDYFADREHIFVHMHPCRMVITSPGGLPYGLTLEELGTRSVPRNRLIADMFHRMGYVERLGSGIHRMREAMVGARLPVPKFLPTINAFLVEVFTSFEAVGVSSEGAKLCRWLVLHGPASMQDIMRAFHISKTTVHRRITKLIADGWIEVHGSGRSTNYALSNVSMCSGKQEER, encoded by the coding sequence ATGAACAAATTTGATTTTTTTCGCATTGTATGTGCCGAGGGCGAGGGGCAAAAAATAGAGTTTAAAGCCAAAATTACGGCTTTGGCTAAGGAGATGGTTGCGTTTGCCAACGCCTCAGGCGGCTCGGTATTTCTTGGCATATCCGATGACGGCAAGATCGTGGGGGTTGATGATTCCAATAGGCTCAGAAGTCAGATCCAGGATGTCGCAAACGGATGCGATCCCCGTATTGATATTCATATAGTGCCTCGCGGCAATGTTGTCGAGATTATTGTTCCAGAGGGTACAGATAAACCATACCGCTGCAAAGATGGTTTTTTCTTGCGTATCGGTCCTAATTCGCAACAGCTTAATAGAGATGAAATTCTGCGTTTTGCAATTAAAAGCAATAAAGTCCGATTTGATGAGCAATTTGAGCCGGCTATCAATGCAGGGAAACTGCTGGACAATGATAGATTGCGTGCCTTTTGCCGCCGCAAAGGCCTTCCGGAAAAAACACTGCCGGGCGACCTGCTAACAAATATTGGCATTGCTCAAAAACAACAAAAGCATCTACTCTTGACCCGTGCTGCAGTGCTGTTTTTTTGCCGTAAGCCACAACGCTTTTTTCCAGAAGCTTTTGTTACCTGTGCCCTTTATGCGGATGACACTCGTGCAACAATTCTGGATCGTATTGACGCCAAAGGTACCATGGAAGAACAGTTTGAGAGCGCAGTGGGATTTATTCGCCGAAATCTTCGTGTCTCTTACAAGATCGAACAAGCAGGGCCAAGAGAAGAGGTGCAGGAAATCCCCGAAGCAGTTTTTCGTGAGGCTTTGCTGAATGCTTTGACTCATCGTGATTATTTTGCCGACAGAGAACATATCTTTGTTCATATGCATCCATGCCGCATGGTTATAACGAGTCCAGGTGGTTTGCCGTACGGATTAACCCTTGAAGAACTCGGTACACGATCTGTTCCTCGCAACCGTCTGATTGCTGATATGTTCCACAGAATGGGCTATGTGGAGCGTCTTGGCAGCGGAATTCACCGTATGCGGGAAGCAATGGTTGGCGCACGCCTTCCGGTCCCCAAATTTTTACCCACCATTAATGCCTTTCTCGTTGAAGTTTTTACCTCCTTTGAGGCTGTCGGCGTTTCATCGGAAGGAGCGAAGCTTTGCAGGTGGCTTGTTCTCCATGGCCCGGCATCAATGCAAGATATTATGAGAGCTTTCCACATCTCCAAGACAACAGTCCATCGGCGCATTACAAAATTGATAGCTGATGGGTGGATCGAAGTTCACGGTTCAGGCCGGAGCACTAATTATGCTTTAAGTAATGTTTCTATGTGCAGCGGCAAGCAGGAGGAACGATGA